The following are from one region of the Alkalimarinus sediminis genome:
- a CDS encoding YajD family HNH nuclease, translated as MSPKNVDKSRLDKVLAEQRVYNAQRERGYREQALKLYPWICGRCAREFTRRNLSELTVHHVDHNHDNNPPDGSNWELLCIYCHDQEHEKLVNGDLYGGTSNSASSPATFSPFADLKEKMNSKKE; from the coding sequence ATGTCGCCTAAAAATGTAGACAAAAGTAGGTTAGACAAAGTGCTCGCAGAACAGCGTGTTTATAATGCACAACGAGAAAGAGGTTATCGTGAGCAGGCGCTCAAGCTATACCCTTGGATATGTGGTCGTTGTGCTCGTGAGTTTACTCGAAGAAATCTTAGTGAGCTGACCGTTCATCATGTAGACCATAATCATGACAATAACCCTCCTGACGGAAGCAACTGGGAGCTGTTATGCATTTACTGTCACGATCAAGAGCATGAGAAACTCGTAAATGGAGACCTTTATGGTGGTACTTCAAATAGCGCATCGTCGCCAGCTACGTTTAGTCCATTCGCTGATCTTAAAGAGAAAATGAACAGTAAAAAAGAGTAG
- the nqrF gene encoding NADH:ubiquinone reductase (Na(+)-transporting) subunit F, giving the protein MNAEIILGVVMFTVIVLSLVAVILAARAKLVSTGDVTIGVNDNPEHTIKTPAGGKLLQTLAAEGVFLASACGGGGTCAQCKCKVLSGGGAMLPTEQSHFTKREEAEGWRLSCQVAVKEDMEIEVEEEVFGVKQWECTVRSNENVATFIKELVLELPEGENVDFRAGGYVQLEVPPHEVDYKDFDIEEEYRGDWDKFNLWQYKSVVKEPVIRAYSMANYPEEKGIVKFNIRIASPPPGTNFPPGQMSSYVFNMKPGDKITVSGPFGEFFAKETENEMVFVGGGAGMAPMRSHIFDQLKRLGSKRKMSFWYGARSLREMFYQDEYDKLAEENENFKWHVALSDPQPEDNWEGLTGFIHNVLYENYLKDHPAPEDCEFYMCGPPMMNAAVIKMLKDLGVEDENILLDDFGG; this is encoded by the coding sequence ATGAATGCAGAAATTATTTTAGGCGTGGTCATGTTTACCGTCATCGTACTATCACTGGTGGCGGTGATACTGGCAGCTAGAGCAAAGCTTGTTAGTACCGGTGATGTTACGATCGGCGTAAATGATAACCCGGAACATACGATTAAAACGCCAGCTGGCGGTAAACTATTGCAAACCCTTGCTGCAGAAGGTGTATTTTTAGCCTCTGCATGTGGTGGTGGCGGTACATGCGCGCAGTGTAAATGTAAGGTTTTAAGTGGTGGCGGTGCTATGCTGCCTACCGAGCAGTCACACTTCACTAAACGTGAAGAAGCTGAAGGATGGAGGTTGTCCTGTCAGGTGGCTGTAAAAGAAGACATGGAAATCGAAGTTGAAGAAGAAGTCTTCGGTGTTAAGCAGTGGGAGTGTACTGTTCGCTCTAATGAAAACGTAGCGACATTTATAAAAGAGCTTGTATTAGAGCTACCTGAAGGGGAAAACGTAGATTTCCGAGCAGGTGGTTATGTGCAGCTTGAAGTGCCTCCGCATGAAGTTGACTACAAAGACTTCGACATTGAGGAAGAGTACCGAGGTGATTGGGATAAATTTAACCTTTGGCAATACAAATCGGTGGTTAAAGAGCCTGTAATCCGAGCATACTCTATGGCGAACTATCCAGAAGAGAAGGGTATTGTTAAGTTTAATATCCGTATTGCTTCACCACCTCCGGGAACTAACTTCCCTCCAGGTCAGATGTCTTCTTATGTATTCAATATGAAGCCAGGTGATAAGATTACTGTTTCTGGTCCGTTTGGTGAATTCTTCGCGAAGGAAACCGAAAACGAGATGGTGTTTGTTGGTGGTGGCGCAGGTATGGCCCCAATGCGATCTCATATATTTGATCAACTCAAGCGTCTTGGCTCTAAACGTAAAATGTCTTTCTGGTATGGTGCTCGAAGCTTAAGAGAGATGTTCTACCAAGATGAGTACGATAAGCTCGCAGAAGAAAATGAAAACTTCAAATGGCATGTTGCACTTTCTGATCCTCAGCCTGAGGACAATTGGGAAGGTTTAACTGGGTTTATCCATAACGTGCTATACGAGAACTATCTAAAAGATCACCCAGCGCCAGAAGATTGTGAGTTCTACATGTGTGGACCGCCAATGATGAATGCCGCTGTGATTAAGATGCTTAAAGATCTAGGTGTAGAAGACGAGAACATATTACTGGATGATTTCGGAGGTTAA
- a CDS encoding TerB family tellurite resistance protein — MITKIIRFFEENLQLAEQPSHQQESQIELTCIALLIELAKIDQTIDERELNIIREVANKKFNIANEKIDEIIELAKEEAEQATSLYQFTDLVNTRYSDDMKYQLVLSMWKVAFADGEVDKYEEHLIRKISELIYLPHVKFMEAKFNAQKGLASR; from the coding sequence ATGATTACAAAAATAATTCGTTTTTTTGAAGAAAATCTTCAGTTAGCTGAACAACCCTCTCATCAACAAGAGAGCCAGATCGAGCTGACCTGCATTGCTCTATTAATAGAGCTTGCGAAGATAGATCAAACTATTGATGAGCGTGAGCTAAATATTATTCGTGAAGTAGCCAATAAAAAATTTAATATCGCCAATGAAAAAATTGATGAAATTATCGAGCTCGCGAAAGAGGAAGCAGAACAAGCCACCTCACTCTATCAGTTCACCGATCTGGTTAACACTCGTTATTCCGATGACATGAAATATCAATTGGTGTTGTCTATGTGGAAAGTCGCTTTTGCCGATGGTGAGGTAGATAAATATGAAGAGCATCTCATACGCAAAATATCTGAACTCATCTACCTGCCTCATGTTAAGTTTATGGAAGCAAAGTTTAATGCTCAAAAGGGTCTTGCTTCTCGTTAG
- a CDS encoding FAD:protein FMN transferase — MFSIKPAKMTMLFSIVVLAGLFISGCNPNSDSGVTRPSDVAASKIYEISGPIMGSSYHIKVVLTPDEQLLQNLRVGVSETLTRVDRLMSTYKQESEISQFNIAPQNQWFSVSAETFEVIALGQAISTKSEGYYDMTVGPLVNSWGFGPTGKPIKVPDEGQLQSALNRVGFGFLKLDAESSAISKAADIYLDLSSIAKGYAVDRVANYLEQNGVTDYLVEVGGEIRANGYKPGQETWRLAIESPTVEQRSIYKVIELTNAGLATSGDYRNYFEENGVRYSHTINPFTGKPVQHQLTSVSVVRPTSAEADAMATMFMVMGTERGYQFAVENKIAAYFIYRSATGFQSKSTLQFEKYLTQ, encoded by the coding sequence ATGTTTTCAATAAAGCCCGCCAAAATGACAATGCTTTTTAGCATTGTCGTTTTGGCGGGCTTATTTATTTCTGGTTGTAATCCAAATTCAGATTCCGGTGTCACTAGACCAAGCGATGTTGCCGCATCGAAAATATACGAGATTTCCGGCCCTATAATGGGCAGTAGCTATCATATTAAAGTCGTATTGACCCCTGACGAACAATTGCTACAAAATCTGCGTGTAGGGGTAAGCGAAACGCTTACGAGAGTTGACCGTCTTATGTCGACCTACAAGCAGGAATCCGAAATATCCCAATTTAATATAGCACCTCAAAATCAGTGGTTTTCGGTATCAGCCGAAACGTTTGAGGTGATTGCGTTAGGGCAGGCTATTAGCACTAAGAGTGAAGGTTATTACGATATGACCGTAGGTCCTCTGGTTAATAGCTGGGGGTTTGGCCCAACGGGTAAACCGATAAAAGTACCTGACGAAGGTCAGTTACAAAGTGCGCTAAATCGCGTAGGGTTTGGGTTTCTAAAATTAGATGCTGAATCGAGTGCGATATCCAAAGCTGCAGATATATATTTAGACCTTTCCTCTATTGCCAAGGGTTATGCCGTAGATAGGGTGGCTAATTACTTGGAGCAAAATGGCGTTACAGACTATCTTGTAGAGGTAGGGGGTGAAATCAGAGCTAATGGATACAAGCCAGGCCAAGAAACATGGCGACTTGCGATAGAGAGTCCGACTGTAGAGCAGCGTTCGATATATAAAGTAATTGAGTTAACTAATGCGGGCTTGGCTACTTCAGGTGATTATCGTAATTACTTTGAAGAAAATGGCGTTAGATACTCTCACACGATAAACCCTTTTACAGGTAAGCCTGTACAGCATCAATTAACATCCGTGAGTGTGGTAAGACCTACCTCTGCGGAGGCTGATGCAATGGCCACGATGTTTATGGTGATGGGGACGGAACGAGGTTATCAATTCGCGGTCGAAAATAAGATTGCAGCCTATTTTATATACCGTAGTGCTACTGGTTTTCAGAGTAAATCTACCCTACAGTTTGAAAAGTATTTAACCCAGTGA
- a CDS encoding glycerophosphodiester phosphodiesterase, translating to MKIYGHRGAKGEAPENTLEGFIHAYKQGIRRFELDVHLTKDGQLIVIHDQTLDRTTGIAKKVKDVTFSEIAELDARQNTASWSSHCHIPKLSQVIDSCPEVEHWQFEVKTTSKDRLNILCNRLVEYIQANKLQQVCAVTSSNTWFLKELRRRDQSIDIGFVAEYRFPKPLNTAKVLGCEYLCLNYSLCTESLVQETHAQGIHLSCWTVNNIHEMLQLKEKGVDSIITDFPTSALMYFENHGLVSSE from the coding sequence GTGAAGATATATGGTCATAGAGGGGCAAAAGGAGAAGCTCCAGAGAACACACTTGAAGGGTTTATACACGCCTACAAACAAGGAATTCGCCGGTTTGAGCTGGATGTGCATCTGACTAAAGATGGTCAACTGATTGTCATTCATGATCAGACCTTAGACAGAACCACCGGTATTGCTAAAAAGGTAAAAGACGTCACGTTTAGTGAAATAGCAGAGCTTGACGCGCGGCAAAATACAGCATCATGGAGCTCACACTGTCATATCCCCAAACTCTCACAGGTTATAGATAGCTGCCCTGAGGTTGAGCACTGGCAGTTTGAGGTTAAAACCACATCTAAAGATCGATTGAATATTCTGTGCAATCGCCTTGTAGAGTATATTCAAGCCAATAAATTACAACAGGTCTGTGCAGTTACCTCTTCTAATACTTGGTTTTTGAAGGAGTTGCGCCGTAGAGACCAAAGCATAGATATCGGATTTGTCGCAGAGTACCGCTTTCCAAAACCCCTTAATACCGCAAAAGTACTAGGGTGTGAATACCTCTGTCTCAACTACAGTCTTTGTACTGAAAGTTTAGTACAAGAGACACATGCACAAGGCATCCATCTGTCCTGTTGGACGGTCAATAACATTCACGAAATGCTGCAATTAAAAGAGAAAGGAGTCGATAGCATCATCACTGACTTTCCTACCAGTGCACTGATGTATTTCGAAAATCATGGTCTAGTATCAAGCGAGTAG
- a CDS encoding zinc ABC transporter substrate-binding protein produces the protein MTKHSTFRRIANIKALFICITRRLAFALLGVFVTPAIVNAEKSSIADITVVSSIKPIQLISTAVMGGVGQSKVLLPPSANPHNYQLRPSQRALLSKADLFVWVGPELELFLVKVLGSSSVNELSLTNALKLGNAEPVEPSLHQHHHEEHDEHSHRGSFDPHIWLNPALTKQIATTIAEQLSAQYPALASQFQLNLEQFIKQLKITESEITQLFSGSKQVAIYTFHEAFTHFSDHYGMKIDGTITKTPESRPGAKHLSELAKEIAQNKKICLVKEPNFKAPYVDSLTRGTEVIVTIADPLATNIDNSATGYFEFITSIAKSFHKCTL, from the coding sequence ATGACAAAACACTCAACATTTCGACGTATTGCCAACATAAAAGCGTTATTTATATGCATTACTCGTAGACTGGCATTTGCCCTCTTGGGTGTTTTTGTCACTCCCGCAATCGTCAATGCTGAAAAGTCATCAATAGCCGATATAACCGTGGTTAGCTCAATTAAGCCCATTCAACTTATTAGCACTGCAGTAATGGGCGGAGTGGGGCAATCAAAAGTACTTCTGCCGCCATCAGCAAATCCCCATAACTATCAACTGCGACCTTCGCAAAGAGCGCTTTTGAGCAAGGCTGATCTATTTGTATGGGTTGGGCCAGAGTTAGAGCTTTTTCTCGTTAAGGTACTAGGCAGCTCCTCCGTAAATGAACTCTCTTTGACAAACGCCTTAAAATTAGGAAACGCCGAACCAGTTGAGCCTTCTCTCCACCAACACCACCACGAAGAGCATGATGAGCATAGCCACAGAGGCAGCTTTGACCCTCACATCTGGCTTAACCCCGCCCTTACAAAACAGATAGCGACGACAATAGCCGAACAGCTATCCGCCCAGTACCCTGCTCTCGCATCCCAGTTTCAACTTAATCTTGAACAGTTCATTAAACAGCTAAAAATAACTGAATCCGAAATTACTCAATTATTTAGCGGCTCTAAACAAGTCGCTATTTACACCTTTCACGAGGCTTTTACTCATTTTTCAGATCATTATGGTATGAAGATAGACGGAACGATCACAAAGACGCCTGAGTCACGCCCCGGCGCTAAACACCTCTCTGAACTCGCCAAAGAGATAGCACAGAATAAGAAGATATGCTTAGTTAAAGAGCCTAATTTCAAAGCGCCTTACGTTGATAGCTTAACTCGAGGCACTGAAGTGATTGTCACTATTGCCGATCCACTTGCTACCAATATCGACAACTCAGCGACGGGGTATTTTGAATTTATAACGTCAATCGCTAAAAGCTTCCACAAATGCACGCTATAA
- the sthA gene encoding Si-specific NAD(P)(+) transhydrogenase encodes MAEYHYDVVVIGAGPAGEGAAMNAAKNGKRVAIIENKEMVGGNCTHLGTIPSKALRHAVKQIITFNTNSMFRDIGEPRWFSFPRVLKNAERVISKQVKLRTQFYARNRVDLYTGNAYFLDPHRIEIRGSQTSSEVLNAKNVFIATGSRPYLPADINFRHTRIYNSDTILKLSHTPRTLAIYGAGVIGSEYASIFAGLGVKVDLINPGDRLLSFLDDEISDALSYHLRNNGVLVRHNEEYESVEGDENGVVVTLKSGKKLRVDAFLWCNGRSGNTDNLGLENVGLEPNSRGQLTIDRQYRTEVEHIYAVGDVIGWPALASAAYDQGRSASSELVGDSFFRYIDDVPTGIYTIPEISSVGKTERELTDEKIPYEVGQSFFKDLARAQITGEPVGMLKVLFHRDTKAILGIHCFGDQAAEIVHIGQAIMAQEGEANTLDYFINTTFNYPTMAEAYRVAALNGLNRIF; translated from the coding sequence ATGGCTGAATATCATTATGACGTCGTAGTCATAGGGGCGGGACCTGCGGGTGAGGGTGCTGCAATGAATGCAGCGAAAAATGGTAAGCGCGTAGCGATCATCGAAAATAAAGAGATGGTTGGCGGTAACTGTACGCATTTGGGTACTATCCCTTCTAAAGCTCTCAGGCACGCGGTTAAGCAGATTATTACGTTTAATACCAATAGTATGTTCCGTGATATCGGGGAGCCTCGTTGGTTTTCGTTTCCTCGAGTACTAAAAAATGCAGAACGTGTCATTTCAAAGCAGGTTAAATTACGAACACAGTTTTATGCCCGTAACCGAGTTGACCTCTATACAGGTAATGCTTATTTCTTAGATCCACACCGTATTGAAATAAGAGGTTCTCAGACATCTAGCGAAGTGTTGAATGCTAAGAATGTCTTTATTGCTACTGGCTCTAGGCCCTATCTACCTGCCGATATTAACTTCAGGCATACTCGCATTTATAACAGTGATACTATCTTGAAGTTGAGTCATACTCCCCGAACCCTTGCAATATATGGGGCTGGCGTTATTGGATCTGAATATGCCTCTATATTTGCCGGCTTGGGTGTAAAAGTAGATTTGATTAACCCTGGTGACCGTCTGTTATCCTTTTTGGACGATGAGATCTCTGATGCGCTAAGTTACCACCTAAGAAATAACGGTGTATTAGTCCGACACAATGAAGAGTACGAGTCTGTTGAAGGTGATGAGAACGGGGTCGTGGTCACCTTGAAGTCAGGTAAGAAACTTCGAGTTGATGCATTTTTATGGTGTAACGGTCGAAGTGGAAACACTGATAACTTGGGTCTTGAAAACGTGGGACTTGAGCCTAATTCGCGTGGTCAATTGACGATTGATAGACAATACCGAACTGAAGTAGAGCATATTTACGCTGTTGGTGACGTAATTGGTTGGCCGGCATTGGCTAGTGCCGCTTATGACCAGGGACGATCTGCTTCTTCTGAGTTAGTAGGGGATAGTTTCTTCCGTTATATTGACGATGTTCCTACCGGTATATATACCATTCCTGAAATCAGTTCTGTTGGTAAGACCGAGCGTGAACTTACCGATGAGAAAATTCCTTACGAAGTAGGGCAGTCATTCTTTAAAGACTTAGCGAGAGCTCAGATTACTGGCGAGCCAGTTGGTATGCTTAAGGTACTTTTTCATAGAGACACCAAGGCTATACTCGGTATTCACTGCTTTGGTGACCAAGCTGCGGAAATCGTACACATTGGACAAGCTATCATGGCTCAGGAAGGGGAGGCGAATACGTTGGATTACTTTATCAATACAACATTCAACTACCCTACCATGGCAGAAGCTTATCGCGTAGCTGCCCTGAATGGGTTAAATAGAATCTTTTAA
- the nqrM gene encoding (Na+)-NQR maturation NqrM, whose amino-acid sequence MSTFIVVFLVMGLIIIAMSVGVLMGRKPISGSCGGMASLGMDVACDICKGDKNICDDEQEKAKAKKAIKDLSYDATKS is encoded by the coding sequence ATGAGTACGTTTATTGTTGTTTTTTTAGTAATGGGGTTAATCATTATAGCCATGTCAGTAGGTGTGTTGATGGGGCGTAAGCCGATTTCAGGCTCTTGTGGTGGAATGGCGTCACTGGGAATGGATGTAGCCTGTGATATATGTAAAGGTGATAAAAACATCTGTGATGACGAGCAAGAGAAAGCCAAGGCTAAAAAAGCAATTAAAGACTTAAGTTATGATGCTACAAAGAGCTAA
- the tal gene encoding transaldolase: MENKLEQLKKMTTVVADTGDIEAIKRWQPEDATTNPSLLLNAAEIPEYQPLIRESINWATQQGSDSEKVLHNATDYLSVLIGKEILNCVPGKVSTEVDARLSFNTEATVSKAKKLISLYEAQDIDPQRVLIKIASTWEGIKAAEILEKEGIQCNLTLLFSFAQAVAAAQAGVYLISPFVGRILDWYKKDTGRAEYPAAEDPGVLSVTEIYNFYKENRYNTVVMGASFRNTGEIEQLAGCDRLTISPALMEALSKDTGTLTRKLSPNSHAKESALPLDESSFRWELNADPMATEKLAEGIRKFAEDQIKLEQKLKGFSA; encoded by the coding sequence ATGGAAAACAAGCTAGAACAGCTAAAAAAAATGACCACAGTAGTGGCCGATACAGGCGATATAGAAGCCATTAAACGTTGGCAACCTGAAGATGCCACAACCAACCCATCGCTACTACTCAATGCTGCTGAAATACCTGAATACCAGCCCTTAATCAGAGAATCTATCAACTGGGCTACACAACAAGGTAGTGACAGCGAAAAAGTACTGCATAACGCAACAGATTACCTATCCGTATTGATTGGTAAAGAGATACTTAACTGTGTACCTGGCAAAGTATCAACCGAGGTAGATGCACGGCTATCATTTAATACTGAAGCGACAGTCTCCAAAGCTAAAAAACTAATATCGCTCTACGAAGCACAAGATATTGACCCTCAACGAGTGTTAATTAAGATTGCATCAACATGGGAAGGCATCAAAGCCGCTGAGATACTCGAAAAAGAAGGCATTCAATGCAACCTTACTTTGTTGTTTAGCTTTGCCCAAGCAGTGGCAGCGGCTCAAGCTGGGGTTTACCTCATATCACCATTTGTTGGTCGTATTTTAGACTGGTATAAAAAAGATACAGGCAGGGCCGAATATCCAGCAGCAGAAGACCCGGGTGTATTGTCTGTCACTGAAATCTATAATTTTTATAAAGAGAACCGATACAACACAGTTGTAATGGGCGCGAGCTTCCGCAATACAGGCGAGATAGAGCAATTAGCGGGGTGTGACAGACTGACGATCAGCCCTGCTCTCATGGAAGCCCTTTCTAAAGATACAGGTACACTCACCCGAAAGCTTTCACCCAACAGCCATGCAAAAGAGTCAGCACTGCCTCTCGATGAGTCATCTTTCAGGTGGGAGTTAAACGCAGACCCAATGGCTACTGAAAAGCTTGCTGAGGGAATCCGCAAATTTGCTGAAGATCAGATCAAACTTGAACAAAAGCTCAAAGGCTTCTCTGCATGA
- the nqrE gene encoding NADH:ubiquinone reductase (Na(+)-transporting) subunit E — MFEHYLSLFIKAVFVENMALAFFLGMCTFLALSKKIDAALGLGIAVIVVLGITVPINNLIYTSILKDGALAWAGYPEVDLSFLGLLTYIGVIAALVQILEMVLDKYFPDLYNALGVFLPLITVNCAILGASLFMVERDYTFGESAVYGLGAGVGWALAIVALAGIREKLKYSDVPEGLRGLGITFITVGLMSLGFMSFSGISL; from the coding sequence ATGTTTGAACATTATCTTAGCCTATTTATTAAAGCCGTATTTGTTGAAAACATGGCGTTGGCATTCTTTCTTGGTATGTGTACCTTTTTGGCACTCTCTAAGAAAATTGACGCAGCGCTAGGTTTGGGTATCGCGGTTATCGTTGTACTAGGTATTACAGTGCCTATAAACAACCTGATCTATACCTCAATATTAAAAGATGGTGCGCTTGCCTGGGCCGGTTATCCTGAAGTTGATCTTAGCTTTTTGGGGCTACTGACTTATATTGGTGTAATTGCTGCGCTAGTACAAATACTTGAGATGGTTCTTGATAAGTACTTTCCAGACCTATACAACGCACTAGGTGTGTTTCTTCCTCTGATAACAGTGAACTGTGCAATTTTGGGTGCTTCATTGTTTATGGTTGAGCGTGATTACACATTTGGTGAGAGCGCCGTTTATGGTCTTGGTGCCGGTGTCGGTTGGGCTTTAGCGATTGTCGCGTTGGCGGGTATTCGTGAAAAGCTCAAGTATAGTGATGTGCCAGAAGGTCTTCGTGGTTTAGGTATCACCTTTATCACCGTTGGTCTTATGTCACTTGGTTTTATGTCATTTTCGGGAATTTCGCTATAA
- the dusA gene encoding tRNA dihydrouridine(20/20a) synthase DusA — MTHLSRKFCVAPMLDWTDRHYRYFARLISKHAVLYTEMITTGALIHGDRERYLQFNTQESPLALQLGGSHPKELAICAKMAEEMGYDEVNLNVGCPSDRVQNNMIGACLMGHPELVADCIDAMQQAVSIPVTVKHRIGIDDQDSYAELHHFVKTIAATGCSTFIVHARKAILQGLSPKENREIPPLKYDVAYQLKKDFPELEIIINGGIKTINECLEHVNHLDGVMVGREAYQNPWLLNQVDQSLYGAPDSTLSRHQVLEEMIPYIEEELNNGTYLGHITRHILGIFHSMPGGRKFRRYISENAHKPGATIDVLKNAIKLVTQEQAAALEARATNHN, encoded by the coding sequence GTGACACACTTAAGTAGAAAGTTCTGCGTTGCGCCAATGCTCGATTGGACAGATAGGCATTATCGCTACTTTGCTCGTCTAATCTCAAAGCACGCAGTTCTCTATACCGAAATGATAACCACTGGCGCTCTAATTCATGGTGATCGAGAACGTTACCTGCAATTTAACACACAAGAATCACCTTTAGCGCTTCAGTTAGGCGGCAGTCATCCAAAAGAACTGGCAATCTGCGCCAAAATGGCCGAAGAGATGGGCTATGACGAAGTTAACTTAAATGTTGGATGTCCCAGCGACAGAGTACAGAATAATATGATCGGGGCCTGTTTAATGGGGCACCCTGAGTTGGTCGCTGACTGTATTGACGCGATGCAGCAAGCTGTTTCCATCCCCGTAACGGTTAAACATCGTATCGGAATAGACGATCAGGATAGCTATGCTGAGTTACACCATTTTGTAAAAACTATTGCTGCTACTGGCTGCTCAACATTTATCGTTCATGCTCGTAAAGCAATCCTTCAGGGACTATCCCCAAAGGAAAATAGAGAGATACCACCGCTGAAATACGATGTCGCCTACCAACTTAAAAAGGACTTTCCCGAACTTGAAATTATTATTAATGGCGGTATCAAAACCATCAATGAATGCCTCGAGCATGTTAACCATCTCGATGGAGTAATGGTCGGTCGAGAAGCTTATCAAAACCCTTGGCTACTTAATCAGGTCGACCAATCATTATATGGCGCGCCCGATAGCACATTGAGTCGCCATCAAGTCCTGGAAGAGATGATTCCATACATTGAAGAGGAGCTAAATAACGGTACTTATTTAGGGCACATCACCCGTCATATATTAGGCATTTTTCATAGTATGCCTGGGGGTCGAAAATTCCGCCGTTATATTAGCGAAAACGCTCATAAACCAGGTGCTACGATCGACGTGCTAAAAAATGCGATTAAACTCGTTACTCAGGAACAAGCCGCTGCATTAGAAGCACGAGCAACAAATCATAACTAG
- a CDS encoding AEC family transporter, which produces MSVSVALIPVFGLIVLGYVLRRVDFPGDSFWPQAEKFTYFLLFPAMLIYKLTTAERGGVELGSIVVTVILFLLVVSGILLALQIIFKWRGAVFTSIYQGGLRFNSYVGLAAVSELFGDAYLPSAAVAMAIMIPLINVLCIVAFAIWGDKQIKGLFGVLKAIVTNPLIVGCAVGIAFNMMGVEFNPVVEGMINPLSQLALPMGLMAVGAGLNLKALRGASTSFLISSIVKLLVFPLVSLVILTILEIDPVTSTVVILLSCLPTASSSYILARQLGGDADLMATIVSGQTLLAIVTIPLMVTWLI; this is translated from the coding sequence TTGTCAGTCTCTGTAGCGCTTATCCCTGTTTTTGGCCTTATCGTTCTAGGTTATGTTCTCAGGCGTGTCGATTTTCCCGGCGATTCTTTTTGGCCTCAAGCTGAGAAATTCACCTATTTTCTTCTGTTTCCCGCAATGCTTATATACAAACTCACGACCGCTGAGCGTGGAGGAGTTGAGTTAGGCAGTATTGTCGTTACTGTAATCCTGTTTTTACTGGTTGTCTCAGGCATATTGCTTGCGCTTCAAATTATATTTAAGTGGCGTGGGGCTGTTTTCACCTCAATCTATCAAGGTGGTCTACGGTTCAATTCTTATGTAGGCCTTGCTGCGGTGAGTGAGCTTTTTGGAGATGCATATCTCCCCTCGGCGGCTGTTGCAATGGCGATCATGATCCCCTTAATTAATGTGCTTTGTATAGTGGCGTTTGCTATTTGGGGTGATAAGCAGATTAAAGGCTTGTTTGGGGTACTTAAAGCGATCGTGACGAACCCTTTAATTGTAGGGTGCGCAGTCGGAATCGCCTTCAATATGATGGGGGTTGAGTTTAACCCTGTGGTAGAGGGGATGATTAATCCATTAAGTCAGTTGGCATTACCAATGGGGTTGATGGCCGTCGGGGCCGGACTTAATTTGAAGGCGCTGAGAGGAGCCTCAACATCGTTTTTGATCTCGAGTATTGTGAAGCTGTTAGTGTTTCCGCTAGTGAGTCTGGTTATTCTTACTATTCTGGAGATTGACCCTGTAACGTCAACGGTGGTTATTCTACTTTCTTGCCTGCCTACAGCTTCATCATCTTATATACTGGCGAGGCAGCTAGGGGGCGATGCTGATTTAATGGCCACTATCGTTAGCGGCCAAACACTATTAGCAATAGTCACCATTCCATTAATGGTGACTTGGTTGATATAG